A region of the Roseiflexus sp. RS-1 genome:
TGGTGCGTGAACTGGTCGAAAATGCGCTCGACGCCGGCGCGCGCCGCATTGCCGTGGAAGCGCGCGGCGGCGGGTTGCGTGAAATCCGGGTGCAGGACGATGGGTGCGGCATTCCCGCCGATGAAGTCGAACTTGCATTCGCGCGCCACGCCACCTCGAAATTGTCCACCGCCGACGATCTGTGGTCGATCTCAACCCTCGGCTTCCGCGGCGAGGCGCTCCCGTCCATCGCCGCCGTTGCACAGGTAATCTGCATCACCCGCGCTGCGGGGGCGGACGTCGGCGTTGAGCTGCGGATCGCAGGCGGCGAGGTGCAGGCGATCATGCCGCGCGGATGTTCGCCGGGCACGACGATCAGCGTGCGCAACCTGTTCTACAATACGCCGGTTCGGCGTGAGTTCCTCCGCTCCGACGCCACCGAGTCGGCTGCAATTACGGCGGTCGTCACCCAGTATGCGCTTGCCTACCCCGAAGTGCGCTTCAGCCTTGCGATCGACGGGCGCGCGACGCTGCATACCAGCGGCAATGGTGATCTGCGCGCCGCAGCCATCGAGGTGTACGGTCTCGATGTCGCGCGTCAACTGCTGCCGGTCGAAGCATCGACCGGTGAAGGCGTGGAATATGTGCAGGTCAGCGGGTTGGTTTCGCCCCCCGGATTGACCCGCAGTTCGCGCGCGGCGATCCATCTGTTCGTCAATCGCCGCGCTATCCAGCCGCGCGGGCAGATCGCCATGGTGCTCGAAGAAGCGTACCATACACTCCTGATGAAGGGTCGTCACCCGGTGGCGATCCTGAATATCTCTGTGCATCCGGCTGCTGTGGATGTGAATGTGCATCCCACCAAGAGCGAGGTCAAGTTCCGTGATACGACGCGGGTGATGAGTACGTTGGGGCGCGCGGTGCGCAGCGCGCTTCTGGAGAGCGGCGTGCGCCCCTGGGACGATCCCGGTGTGCCAGCGACGCTCGAGACTGCACAGCGCCGGTTTGAACTGCGCCGCCTGGGAACATCCCACGAGAGCGGGTGGGAGGCGTTCCCCCACATGACTGCTGGCGATTCACCTGCAGCGCCGACTCAGGTCAACGCCTGGACAGACGATGGTCACAGCGCCTGGCAACGTGAGCCGGTGACGTCCCCTGACCCATTGCCGCCAACCCGCGCGTCCAGGCTTCCTCCGCTGCGCATCATCGGGCAGATTGCGCAATCCTACATCGTCGCCGAGTCAGCCGACGGCATGTATCTGATCGACCAGCATGCCGCTCACGAACGCATCACCTATGAGCGCCTGATGGCGCAGCGCGGCGCCGGCGCCGTCGAAAGTCAGGAACTGCTTATGCCGCAGGTGGTCGATCTGCCGCCAACCGCGCACGACCTGCTTCTCGCTGCCGCCAACCGGCTGGCGGAATGGGGATTTGTTGTGGAACCGTTTGGGCGCAGCCTGCGCGTGCGCGCCATTCCGGCGGTGCTCTATCCGGGCGATCTGACGACTGCGCTGCTCGAAATCGCCGATCATTTGAGCGGGCGGGGCGGCGCAACGCCTCACGACTGGCGCGAAGCGATGCTGA
Encoded here:
- the mutL gene encoding DNA mismatch repair endonuclease MutL; this encodes MPIRVLDATVAAQIAAGEVIERPASVVRELVENALDAGARRIAVEARGGGLREIRVQDDGCGIPADEVELAFARHATSKLSTADDLWSISTLGFRGEALPSIAAVAQVICITRAAGADVGVELRIAGGEVQAIMPRGCSPGTTISVRNLFYNTPVRREFLRSDATESAAITAVVTQYALAYPEVRFSLAIDGRATLHTSGNGDLRAAAIEVYGLDVARQLLPVEASTGEGVEYVQVSGLVSPPGLTRSSRAAIHLFVNRRAIQPRGQIAMVLEEAYHTLLMKGRHPVAILNISVHPAAVDVNVHPTKSEVKFRDTTRVMSTLGRAVRSALLESGVRPWDDPGVPATLETAQRRFELRRLGTSHESGWEAFPHMTAGDSPAAPTQVNAWTDDGHSAWQREPVTSPDPLPPTRASRLPPLRIIGQIAQSYIVAESADGMYLIDQHAAHERITYERLMAQRGAGAVESQELLMPQVVDLPPTAHDLLLAAANRLAEWGFVVEPFGRSLRVRAIPAVLYPGDLTTALLEIADHLSGRGGATPHDWREAMLITLSCHTSVRAGQTLSFDEMRGLVMQLEQCESPRTCPHGRPTMILLTTTQIERQFGRIR